One stretch of Passer domesticus isolate bPasDom1 chromosome 2, bPasDom1.hap1, whole genome shotgun sequence DNA includes these proteins:
- the LOC135295123 gene encoding protein diaphanous homolog 1-like: MEPRCIIRPGVGGTRAGRGDTRGTGALEAKESQRCRPRVSRPAGRGLAAPRGIPGGVGGGASSSRASRRAGPTQVGEGAAGSPPSRPGPPGAPPPPPSPPSLPPGGGGPGRGCGSPSALLPPPPRVRTGTASPPSPPFRPKTFRFPHPTLRDFLVPPVRAEGGEEACAAAARGDSQPPGRLAGTPGEEELHHARQVRESLRQQQRRRPPQKLGLSPPAGAGAVPLTPAAPRGLSFPAQPPEPSPARGPLPPGVPSAA, encoded by the exons ATGGAGCCGCGTTGCATCATCCgcccgggggtgggggggacacGGGCGGGACGCGGGGACACGCGTGGGACGGGCGCGCTGGAGGCTAAAGAGTcgcagcgctgccgcccgcgGGTGTCGCGCCCA GCGGGGCGAGGGCTGGCGGCACCCCGGGGCATCCCCGGGGGCGTTGGCGGCGGCGCCTCCTCGAGCCGCGCGTCCCGGCGTGCGGGACCGACGCAGGTGGGGGAGGGCGCGGCCGGTTCGCCCCCCAGCCGCCCCGGCCCTCCCGGTGCGCCCCCTCCCCCGCCGTCCCCTCCCTCGCTCCCGCCCGGtggcggcggccccgggcgcGGCTGTGGCTCCCCCTCGGCgctgctcccgccgccgccgcgcgtCCGCACCGGCACCGCCAGCCCCCCCTCACCGCCATTCCGCCCCAAAACTTTCCGTTTCCCCCATCCCACTCTCCGGGACTTCCTTGTGCCGCCCGTGCGCGCGGAGGGGGGGGAGGAGGCGTGTGCGGCGGCGGCGAGGGGGGATTCGCAGCCTCCTGGCAGGCTGGCCGGGACCCCGGGGGAAGAGGAGTTGCACCATGCGCGGCAAGTGAGGGAAAGTCTCCGCCAGCAgcagcgccgccgccccccgcagAAGTTGGGGCTCTCCCCGCCCGCGGGAGCGGGAGCTGTGCCTTTAACGCCCGCTGCGCCGCGAG GCTTGTCCTTCCCGGCGCAGCCCcccgagcccagcccagcccggggcccgctgccccccggcgtcccctctgcagcctga